The genomic segment AGGTCTGCATTAAACAACTTTAACTTGCATTAAAGAATTTACCataaagatttgtttttacgacAGTACTGAGAGCAACGGAAAGATCCTTTAAAATCTGCAAGCTAATCCGTGAACTATATATTCCCCATCTCATGTCTGCTGGCATTAAAAATTATCACACAGGCATGacagacttgaaaaaaaaaatgacaaggcTGAGCAATAAAACCAAGATGATGAGTACACACTGTCCAAACTCTGCAATATCATTCATGCCTAGAAGCTCAACCCTGGTGCTGATGACAGGCTCACTCCCCTCTCCACACAAAGAGAGAagaaggagggggagagagagcgccTGATGCTGGGCTGATTCAGCACGATGCTAAATCAAACCCAAGAGCATTAATTACACACAGCATTATCAATCAGGGCAAAGTGTGTGCAGGGTTATAAGGTTTGAGATTCATCAGACTGACAATCCATCAAAACCCTGTGATGGCTATTGTTGGCTTTCTGCTGATCAGCTAAAGCTCTGCACCACAGATGGAGAATGGGTTAGGGTGTGGTATGGAGAGGGGATTGGGGTTAAATGGGTAGTAGAGAAGGGGGGTGGGGTGTATATGTCATTTGCTCACTGCtgtgatttgtttgtttgggaGAGGGAGGGCTCGAGGGGGATTTGGGAGGAGGTGGGGCACAGAGCTAAAACATACTGTAGTAGGGTTTAATGATCAGCTAATCCCCCCTCCTCTACTGAGAGGGCAGTATATAACACAGGGCAGCCTGCTGCTCTCATATCATTTAAACCGCAAGGAAGTCTAGGTTATAGgctgagggagagaaaagaggtACAAAGTAGAGGCAAGCAAGAGCAGTGCAACACTGTTAGAAAATATTCCACAATCCAGGATTGGACAAGAAAGTCACAATGAAGCTGTTTTGCctgttgctgctgctagctAGTTCCTCAGGTAGAGAAGAGTACCCCACTCTGCCCTCCCAGGCCCTTACCACAGCACCAAGCCCAACCGAGGCAAAGTCTCGCTTTGCCATGCTGGATGATGTTCGTCTACTCGCAAACGGCCTCCTTCAACTAGGCCAGAGTTTACGGGAGTTTGTCCACAAGACCAAGGGCCAGATCAACGACATCTTCCAAAAGTTGAACATTTTCGACCGCTCTTTCTACCAGCTCTCGGTGGTCACATCTGAGAtcaaggaggaagaggaggagctgaagaagaCCACCAATTTCTTGAAGGCCAACAATGAGGAGATCAGGAATCTGTCGCTGGAAATCAACTCTAAGATCAACGGCATCCTTCAGGAGCGTACACAGCTGCAGAGCAAGGTGGGGAACCTCGAGGAGCGACTGAAGGGACTGTCGCAGAGCATTATCCCAGCTGATCAGCTTAACGAAATTACAACGCTCAAGGTAAGCAGCGCTGAAGCAATTCCTTTGAGTTCCTTTTCAAGTTTGCATCAGTTAGTGGATGATACTGTGAGTGAAAAGTGCACCAAAAAGTGCACTAAATGTATTTCGGTTTCCATTTTGCTACtgataataatttataataataataaattagcaATTATACTAatttaagaaaagaaatactGAAGACAAACGTAAATTCAACCTATAGTTTTCAGTTTGTACAATTAATGTGACTCAACAGGTGCTctttaaaacactgtaaaatacaacacatgtTGTATGGACAactaatgtttttattatggtATTTTCAGGAAGTGATTGAATCTCAAGAAAAAACAATCATCAATCTGCTGAAAGCTGTGCAGGAGCAGCATGATCAGCTTGACAACCAGAAATCCAAGattaaaaacctggaggacaagGTAATACCTGTTATCTGTGATTACCTAGTTTGGTACTTAGAGCTATGTATGTAAATTCTGCTTTATGTGGGAATGGAATATTAATATATGGGAAGGGGAAACTTTGCTTTTTCAGGGGCTGACAACATAATTTGACACCGCAGATTCATTTCCATTCTCTTGCAGCTAAACTATGACAGCTTTCAAGATACAGTCGATAAGCCAATGGGTTCAGACCCTGCAGCTCCTGATATGTTTGAATATCTGACAGGAAACACAACTGATCTGGACGTGAATGGTAAAATTATTTAAGTATTTAAGTTTTATAGGTTATTATAAAATGTTGACATAAATATGAGACGTCTTAAAATAAAGGACAATACAAAGGTTTGGGAAAATGTGGATGCATTCATTTAGATTTTCTTAATTGTGTTTCAGACCTCCCCGTGGATTGCAGTGAGTTGTTTAACAAAGGAGAGGCAAACAGTGGAATCTATGTCATCAAGCCAAACCAATCGGAGCCATTCAACGTTTACTGTGAAATGAGTTCAGGTGGGTGAGACTACAGCAATCTAAGCTCTAACTGAGAGCATCAAAATACTGTTTCTGTATTCTGAAGCACTTACattaatacaatatataaaatgaaGTATTGGCATTTATGCACGATTCCAATCAACAAGCAAGGAACAACAAACAATAGTTTATCAAGCTAGACAGCCATAGGAACAGGTTATCCAAAAGGGCAGACAATGGGGTGTCTGCCCTTTTACTATCCCATTCACGTTGTCTATGATAAGAAGGCTTCCTGATCCTTGTGTAAACTTTTGTGTGGCTTTTCCAACGGCAACGTCACTTGAAATGTATTGTGTAATCCTTTCTATAGATGGGGGTTCAACTGTCATCCAACGCAGGGTCGATGATTCAGATTTTGACCAGACATGGGACAAGTATGAGAAAGGCTTTGGAGATCTGGAAAGTGAGTATATTTTAACTCTGTCCATTCAAAATATGCCACTTTTAACATTTTGCCAAAACtatatacattttgatttagacCTTTTCCTTTCTTGTAATACATTCAAATTAGTTAATAACCGTTAAAGGAGATATTGTGTATAAATGTAAAGTTAATACGTAGTTCAAAAAGTACCTATCGGGAATCTGAGTCTACTTTGGTGTAgatgtaaagttaaaaaaaatattatcatcatcatcatcacaaaataaaagcatctaAAATAGCGCTAAAGCACTGGAACATTTACACTGAATACCACCTTAACTTGCACAGACTTTTTGGTGAGAGGGGAACATTTCCCCTTTTGGCCTGGTCATAGGAAATTGTAGTTGTTGCAAATCAGCGCTGAACTTCCTGTAATATATGATTACACAGCAAGTTTTTGGCAGCTTTTCAGATACAGCAGTCATTCCACATTTCAAAGTAATGGCTTCTGCAGCCATGCATTTTAGTTGCTACTACCTACCTACTGATCATTCCTTAAAGTTTAGTGTAGGTTCCACCGCAGACCAAAGGAAAGTGTCTTacaggggtaaaaaaaaaaaaacaccaaaaaaaacgGCTAAATAACTGGATAGAAAAAGTTGTGTGAGAGAAACTATCAATACTAGAAAAACGGTGGACCCCAGAAATTTCCTATTTGAAATCAATTGTAAACTTCTGTGGATGGtacaaaagagacagacactATCAGTTATCATTTCTTACTTATCCTACAAACAATATTTCCATACAAATAAATCTATAACCTTTGGAGATTTTCTGCAAactgacaaaaatgtatttttcacaaAAGAGATATgctaacaagaaaaaaaactgatgtgTTATACAGAAGACTTCTGGTTGGGCTTGAAGAAGATCCAGAGCTTTACACAGCAGGGAGTTTACATCCTGCGTATTGATGTGGAGGACTGGAAGGAGATGAAGCACTGGGCTGAGTATAGCTTCTCACTGGAGGGTCCCTCCAAGGGCTACACGCTTCATATCAGCCACTTCTCTGGTGACCTGCCTGATGCCATGGCCAACAGCACCGGCATGAGATTCTCcacaaaagacagaaatgaTGACAACCACCGAAATTCCAACTGTGCTCGCAGTTACACAGGTAAACAGTTTTACAAGCTGATTCAGCAATGGTTTTTTAGTAGTTTAAAAACACGTATAGAACAAAGTAATTTTGTTAAGACcaaattctgtttttttataaCTTATGTATGTTGTCCTGACCCTTTGGCAGGTGGTTGGTGGTTCAATGCTTGCGGAGAGAACAACCTCAATGGAAGGTATTTGTGGTCGAAGGCAAAAGGACGCTCTATGAGAAGGAAGGGCATTCATTGGAAGCCTGGCACAGGGCCCTCGTATTCCCTCAAGATGACCAAGATTACAGTACGACCAGCTCTGACTGCTGAAAGCTTCAACTGAAGCCCACAAGTCATACATTTTCTTACAACACTACTGGGATTTTTCACAAACTAATGCTCAGCCAGAAAGTTCTATAGAAGTGGAAAGTGAAGTAACAGACAAATTCTTATTTTATCTGCATCATTAAGCTGATTGCTTCCTACCAGCGCTTGCCAGAGGCTGTGCTGACCAACAGATAATAGGTCAAAAAAGTCACTagtcagaaaatgttaaaactgTCGCAATGATGCAACCATGCCACGCAGGCCATTAACCTATTGGGTGTGATCCGGCAAGGACAGTAGACTTGTAATTATGCAACATCTCCATTTGCTTCACTTGCAAAATAGACATTTATTGATCCACATCTGCAACCCGATTCAGTGCTGGCTGC from the Sander vitreus isolate 19-12246 chromosome 9, sanVit1, whole genome shotgun sequence genome contains:
- the angptl3 gene encoding angiopoietin-related protein 3, yielding MKLFCLLLLLASSSGREEYPTLPSQALTTAPSPTEAKSRFAMLDDVRLLANGLLQLGQSLREFVHKTKGQINDIFQKLNIFDRSFYQLSVVTSEIKEEEEELKKTTNFLKANNEEIRNLSLEINSKINGILQERTQLQSKVGNLEERLKGLSQSIIPADQLNEITTLKEVIESQEKTIINLLKAVQEQHDQLDNQKSKIKNLEDKLNYDSFQDTVDKPMGSDPAAPDMFEYLTGNTTDLDVNDLPVDCSELFNKGEANSGIYVIKPNQSEPFNVYCEMSSDGGSTVIQRRVDDSDFDQTWDKYEKGFGDLEKDFWLGLKKIQSFTQQGVYILRIDVEDWKEMKHWAEYSFSLEGPSKGYTLHISHFSGDLPDAMANSTGMRFSTKDRNDDNHRNSNCARSYTGGWWFNACGENNLNGRYLWSKAKGRSMRRKGIHWKPGTGPSYSLKMTKITVRPALTAESFN